GAGAGGAGTATCTTAGTGGTGTGGTAAGATAGAGCTACTGGTTCGATTTCTAAagctttggttaaaaaaacacGCAGATTGAGGAACAGCAGAGCGGTGACAACGGAGTGGTTTCAGACACGTTACAAAATACCGGCAATGCTGTAATGTTAAATGGGCTATTAGACAGCGCTGCAGCAAACAATCAAGTAGGGGAAATACGAAGTGAAGAGGTTGATGATGATATGTCCGGAGATATTCCCGTTACCTTAGATGACAATACCTAGCATAAGTAATGTAATATAAAAACTGCTTTCAGTTTCCTACGGAATATTGcctaatttttcatttccttaTTTATATGATGTGAAGAAGCTTAAGATTTAGGTTTATTCCACAACATTTAAggcaaaaaatatctaatttttagGGTCTTGAAATGCCATTTGTATTCGAGTAAACCACACAGTACTCTTTAGGAATAATTGAAACttgtaaataagtaaaaaagattaaataaattaaagtacatttaaaattaaatatattaatgcatggaaaataataaattatatgggCACTAGGGCgaatcaataattttcattcacCATGGcatcaagaaaatattaaattttcctttatattaccaatttgaaaaatttaaatttttttatattttaaaagtacTTAAATCCTTCATATTTGCATCGACTTTTAGCTTTCCTCAAGTACTCAACTCCAACCCCTGAGAACCAGACCTACTGCAAATTCAACTACGGCAATCCTAAAGACCTAATCTACAAAAGGGAAGATTACCTAAATCCTCCGGAATTAGGAAAACAATCTCCGTATCGAGTTCTCTATAACATAACTAAAGCTTACGCTTCCGAGAATGTTTCGCAAATTACCTTTGCCACTCATATGGCTGCTagttttgtcgattttataCTGGAGCATTTAAGataacttgttgaatttaaaactaaaagaaaatacaCAAATACGTTAGAAGATGGGACAGTCTCATACCAATAGAGGCGTTCTGGCTGGATCTGGATTCCACCGTCTTC
This portion of the Euwallacea fornicatus isolate EFF26 chromosome 13, ASM4011564v1, whole genome shotgun sequence genome encodes:
- the LOC136342874 gene encoding uncharacterized protein, with protein sequence MLAHKYKYSNFRDNNSSKNLVNIRAKSRASCFFRFTLVIFVVIIILNVGTKHRISRILVGQDIAATREEYLSGVIEEQQSGDNGVVSDTLQNTGNAVMLNGLLDSAAANNQVGEIRSEEVDDDMSGDIPVTLDDNT